The proteins below are encoded in one region of Bombus terrestris chromosome 7, iyBomTerr1.2, whole genome shotgun sequence:
- the LOC100649624 gene encoding rho-associated protein kinase 2, whose translation MLNIILCWICWLFWAGLPTLTAYPVSSSIRTDLPYSYASSKWERYWIQYTLGLLSVTATAFTLVGCLCCRRPRRPKGFQDKTGKCNQEFKDGNNIGQESVFEHSLEGLELNVPHVLVASERVQFEPLPVEHIISGPRNTTKPKPLPLSTSFFEEHDSDSNTLPEHCHEWFDAQDLCVPREKLKYLREIGHGWFGKVVEGRADLEGHRRTSKNGGVIVRILTEEATMKEKAWFLGEATPYLKLHHQNILTLLGFCLETDPYLLLFESCSVGDLKGFLLSNHDKKSQEALSKENIPIRMALDIAAGLKHMHSHGFVHTDLSARNCLVASDLSAKLGDYGTGVEKYPEDYYVVGDRALPIRWSAPESVECTDTTIETREITSQANMWSYAIFLWEIITWGNRPYHDKSDEQVIQMLLPLRTDLLSNGIQVLQTYLENCPSNIYQAIHLCLNLNPQKRPNLDEVKQLLLNEYTEYLDFEQRWENLRVNTKHVRSASLQDLRGSIDSDYWTTIVDDTPRQSSFRLGPGELVKNVPNFKNIIHHESSSETEEESWKGRIEQGVYTEKVKQKSKSVTDLMVLVHIDFDSDAELSMGAQMSEKYGKKKLPATGSDSDLRHSIHADEFDEALRKLRDPLPNNTCNKIRMLDISERPKLLTLTMDQTQTPILRLSLNDQASDTRSVTSASTEACSEKHVLRLLSKGDPNFPLLRYVPDDTPSCEMLEENNKSQPNDPFKYENSDNTCFPNNFSVSFGTDESNLVDVALWNHALDSALEKKVPGFLDEGEFNEYIESSSKQENNTTPKLTVTIESTPDTLQSQKHSMYNASDKFSNEEDIDINRRCLPNEDEEERKQLSTPDDEQSSDSGFRDKESCEEEENVYALIPSTSTNDSAANIPIYTEEEQLQILFELDTILDAEYYATLPDTGKMTENLTSINYTENKILCTNEDESDSIHTIDTVVEIENNENCTPNISLVETDIKLLSEDKQEIQAENVIDIKKSIELKHLSNTNFSSQETDLEQHNIQTDIKYLKEQGELKQYLQNKDKNGIEIKNKNEIGISNDNDNVIINANEHEDKIKIENKSKCENDIKNREENENVNTNKFEDENDNDKDKNQIESKNDKENENRNKHENNIENNDERETRNKIENEKEIEKIYESDNEKEIRKINENEIEDEDSSTMSLRSDNSYVSFDIEEEFVTAIRNELREKLPCAQMSVVEPLEAHDDDNPSISSDIDSKHWDDDDSEESSNQGSGGVGISIRYNVYDSPLSPIQEERESTLTSESLISNSRDTSIASKESVTSDDVLLVDTRTNKMILLEGLGEKLQDDERDTTNGDLSEEENLDYNCSVVRSRDDKPHIMIASGGAPLPSPEEESKWQQLPSSFPLPLPLPLEDDLMSTSFGTEHGWVSQDEDDEEEEEEDDEEEDENNSSSSGEFVWKRYNEPHVEQVQIRSCLSNNEGEILDADIEDEMDAEEEGEDEEEGGEEGGEEEEEEEEEFTPSAWNATLAPHRSALRSPDKTLKSSDELDQKKSVWFKKQRYHCVYEYPKETLATETQGEPTTTWEPTSYSDWEEMIDEPRLDLYPLDYDDTNHTGHEEFFVSSSNRPFQFQTSESKYVSQFFPGASTSVIEERDEIDGDERGVSQNGIDLLNDCSQSQQYQLGELRHTRDRLKLNLSTTGSPFVSNKQTKEDNVEQLHDKENMSEFLQSIDFTQDQHILSNSLNYNTLPTVPPKDIQQKKSLDPTSSKSAQCDSQEKVEPIDKCSVLTQN comes from the exons ATGCTGAATATCATATTATGTTGGATATGTTGGCTGTTTTGGGCGGGTCTTCCGACACTTACAGCCTATCCTGTATCATCTTCTATACGGACAG ATTTGCCATACTCCTATGCCTCATCAAAATGGGAACGATACTGGATACAATATACCCTTGGTCTTTTAAGCGTTACTGCTACAGCATTTACCTTAGTTGGTTGTCTTTGTTGTCGAAGACCTAGGAGACCTAAGGGATTTCAG GACAAAACAGGAAAGTGCAATCAG GAATTCAAAGATGGGAACAATATTGGTCAGGAATCAGTATTTGAACATTCTCTCGAAGGTTTAGAATTGAATGTTCCACATGTGTTAGTTGCTTCAGAGAGAGTACAGTTTGAACCTTTGCCTGTAGAACATATTATATCTGGACCTAGAAATACTACAAAACCTAAACCATTACCTTTATCAACGTCTTTTTTTGAAGAACATGATTCTGATTCTAATACTTTGCCAGAACATTGTCACGAGTGGTTTGATGCACAGGATTTATGTGTACCCAGAGAAAAATTGAAGTATTTAAGAGAGATAGGTCATGGTTGGTTTGGAAAAGTTGTCGAAGGTCGTGCAGATTTAGAAGGACACAGGAGAACTTCTAAAAATGGTGGTGTTATTGTGAGAATTCTTACAGAAGAAGCTACTATGAAGGAAAAAGCCTGGTTTCTTGGAGAGGCTACTCCATATTTGAAGCTACATCATCAAAATATCTTAACATTATTAGGATTTTGTTTAGAAACTGATCCGTATCTATTACTATTTGAGTCATGTTCAGTAGGTGACCTCAAAGGTTTTTTATTATCAAATCATGATAAAAAATCTCAAGAAGCACTTAGTAAAGAAAACATCCCAATTCGGATGGCACTGGATATTGCTGCTGGATTGAAACATATGCATAGTCATGGATTTGTACATACAGATTTATCTGCCAGAAATTGTTTAGTAGCATCAGACCTATCAGCAAAATTAGGAGATTATGGAACTGGTGTGGAGAAATATCCTGAAGATTATTATGTAGTTGGAGATCGTGCATTACCTATTAGATGGTCAGCACCAGAAAGTGTAGAATGTACTGATACTACTATCGAAACTAGAGAAATTACATCTCAAGCAAATATGTGGAGTTATGCTATCTTTCTCTGGGAAATTATTACATGGGGAAATAGACCATACCACGATAAGAGTGATGAACAAGTAATTCAAATGCTCTTACCTTTAAGAACTGATCTTTTATCAAATGGTATACAAGTATTGCAAACATACCTAGAAAATTGTCCATCAAATATATATCAAGCAATTCATTTATGTTTGAATTTAAATCCACAAAAAAGACCAAATTTGGATGAGGTAAAGCAACTTCTTTTAAAtgaatatacagaatatttgGATTTTGAACAAAGGTGGGAGAATTTACGAGTTAATACTAAACATGTTCGAAGTGCTAGTTTACAAGATCTTCGAGGAAGTATAGATTCAGATTATTGGACCACTATTGTCGACGATACACCTCGACAGTCGTCATTTCGGCTCGGACCTGGTGAACTAGTAAAAAACGTAccaaactttaaaaatattattcatcaTGAATCTAGTTCTGAAACTGAAGAAGAAAGTTGGAAAGGACGAATTGAACAAGGAGTTTACACTGAAAAAGTGAAACAAAAATCTAAATCTGTTACTGATTTAATGGTACTTGTACATATCGATTTTGATTCTGATGCAGAATTATCAATGGGAGCTCAAATGTCAGAAAAATATGGGAAAAAGAAATTGCCCGCTACCGGCAGTGATAGCGATCTTAGACATAGCATTCATGCAGATGAATTTGACGAAGCGTTAAGAAAATTACGAGATCCTTTGCCAAATAATACTTGTAATAAAATCAGGATGTTAGACATTTCAGAAAGGCCAAAATTACTGACATTAACTATGGATCAAACTCAAACTCCGATTTTGAGATTATCTTTAAATGATCAAGCATCTGACACTAGATCTGTTACAAGTGCAAGTACAGAAGCATGCAGTGAAAAACATGTATTAAGACTTCTGTCAAAAGGGGATCCTAATTTTCCTCTTCTACGTTATGTACCTGATGATACACCTTCTTGTGAAATGTTAGAAGAAAACAATAAATCTCAACCTAATGATCCATTTAAGTATGAAAACAGCGACAATACTTGTTTTCCTAATAATTTTTCAGTTAGTTTTGGGACTGATGAAAGCAATTTAGTTGATGTTGCACTTTGGAATCATGCATTGGATTCTGCTTTAGAAAAGAAAGTACCTGGTTTCTTGGATGAAGGTGAATTTAATGAATATATAGAATCTTCGTCTAAACAAGAAAATAATACCACACCAAAATTAACTGTAACTATTGAATCTACACCAGATACTTTACAATCTCAGAAACACTCTATGTATAACGCAAGTGATAAATTTTCTAATGAAGAAGATATAGACATAAACCGAAGATGTTTACCAaatgaagatgaagaagaaagaaaacaattatCTACACCTGATGATGAGCAAAGTTCTGATTCTGGATTTAGAGATAAAGAATCCTGTGAAGAAGAAGAGAATGTTTATGCTTTAATTCCTTCCACCTCTACTAATGATTCCGCAGCGAATATACCAATATATACTGAAGAAGAAcagttacaaatattatttgaacTTGATACTATTCTTGATGCAGAGTACTATGCAACACTTCCTGATACTGGAAAAATGACAGAAAACTTAACTTCAATTAATtatacagaaaataaaattctttgtacAAATGAAGATGAATCTGATTCTATTCATACTATAGATACTGTAGTTGAAATAgagaataatgaaaattgtacCCCTAATATTAGTTTAGTAGAAACTgacataaaattattatcagAAGATAAACAAGAAATACAGGCAGAAAATGTGATTGATATTAAGAAAAGTATAGAATTAAAACATTTAAGTAATACCAATTTTTCTTCTCAAGAAACAGATTTGGAACAACATAATATACAAACAGATATTAAGTATCTCAAAGAACAAGGcgaattaaaacaatatttacaaaataaggACAAAAATGGAATtgagattaaaaataaaaatgaaattggaaTTAGTAATGACAAtgataatgtaattattaatgCAAATGAACATGaggacaaaattaaaattgaaaataaaagcaaatgcgaaaatgatattaaaaatagagaagaaaatgaaaatgtaaatacaaataaatttgaagatgaaaatgataatgataaggataaaaatcaaattgaaagtaaaaatgataaagaaaatgaaaatagaaataaacatgaaaataatattgaaaataatgatGAAAGAGAAactagaaataaaattgaaaatgaaaaggaaatagaaaagaTATATGAAAGTgacaatgaaaaagaaataaggaaaataaatgaaaatgaaattgaagATGAAGATAGTTCTACAATGAGTTTACGTAGTGATAATTCTTATGTATCATTTGATATAGAAGAAGAGTTTGTAACAGCAATTCGAAATGAACTTAGAGAGAAATTACCTTGTGCTCAGATGTCTGTTGTAGAACCATTAGAAGCTCATGATGATGATAATCCATCTATATCTAGTGATATAGATAGTAAACATTGGGACGATGATGACAGTGAAGAATCTTCTAATCAAGGTAGTGGAGGAGTGGGTATTTCAATAAG GTATAATGTATATGATTCACCACTTAGTCCAATCCAAGAAGAACGTGAAAGTACTCTTACCTCGGAGTCTTTAATATCAAATTCTAGGGATACATCAATCGCTTCAAAAGAATCTGTTACTTCGGATGATGTACTATTAGTTGATACTCGAACAAATAAAATGATTTTGTTAGAAGGACTaggagaaaaattacaagatgaTGAACGAGATACAACCAATGGAGACTTATCTGAAGAAGAAAATCTCGATTATAATTGTTCGGTAGTTCGTTCTCGTGATGATAAGCCGCACATTATGATTGCAAGTGGTGGAGCACCTTTACCAAGTCCAGAGGAGGAATCTAAATGGCAACAATTGCCTTCATCTTTTCCATTGCCATTACCTTTACCGTTAGAAGATGATTTAATGTCAACAAGTTTTGGAACAGAGCACGGGTGGGTTAGTCAGGACGAagatgatgaagaagaagaggaggaagatgaCGAAGAAGAGGATGAAAATAATAGCTCCAGTTCTGGTGAATTTGTATGGAAA agGTATAATGAACCACATGTTGAGCAAGTGCAAATTCGAAGTTgtttaagtaataatgaagGAGAAATACTAGATGCTGATATCGAGGATGAAATGGAtgcagaagaagaaggagaggaTGAAGAGGAAGGtggagaagaaggaggagaagaagaagaagaggaagaagaagaatttacaCCATCAGCTTGGAATGCAACATTAGCGCCTCATCGTTCTGCACTAAGATCTCCAGATAAAACATTAAAATCTAGT GATGAATTG GATCAAAAAAAGAGTGTGTGGTTTAAGAAACAGCGCTATCACTGTGTATACGAATACCCGAAGGAAACACTGGCTACAGAAACTCAAGGAGAACCAACCACTACTTGGGAGccaacttcatatagtg aTTGGGAGGAAATGATAGACGAACCACGATTAGATCTATATCCCCTTGATTATGATGATACCAATCATACTG GACATGAAGAGTTTTTCGTGAGCAGTTCAAATCGTCCGTTTCAATTTCAAACTAGCGAGAGTAAATATGTTAGTCAATTCTTTCCTGGTGCGTCTACGTCAGTGATCGAAGAACGAGACGAAATAGATGGTGATGAACGAGGAGTATCACAAAACGGAATAGACTTGTTAAATGATTGTAGTCAAAGTCAACAATATCAATTAGGAGAATTAAGGCATACTAGAGATcgtttaaaattgaatttatctACAACTGGCTCACCCTTTGTTTctaataaacaaacaaaagaGGATAATGTAGAACAGTTGCATGATAAAGAAAACATGTCAGAATTCTTGCAAAGTATAGACTTTACACAGGACCAACATATTCTATCAAACTCCTTGAATTACAATACGTTACCAACGGTGCCTCCCAAAGACATTCAACAAAAAAAGAGTCTTGATCCGACTTCTTCAAAAAGTGCCCAATGTGATAGTCAAGAAAAAGTTGAGCCTATTGACAAGTGTAGTGTTTTGACTCAGAACTAA
- the LOC100649732 gene encoding WD repeat-containing protein 13 has translation MWHQQVFALDAKYNAQRVNKLPTLGMLYIRRRNQLLKEKFSKDPKIRENYIKLRAKLLFLRYGENLEQNSFSSYTTEEEKSEIKTKLYNIQRKSIAESFAFDGMHHVFDQHNAPVMMLKFANNDRSKLCCASLDGLLSICDAISTPPKVIALLEGHKKGVTALDWSISNDLIVSSSLDGTIRLWNVLNPENNPTCLRVINDQQRAEVLCCGFIPKNNNLIVAGNSQGLVQILNISTGIYTRNGSCKIGGKILSLTCEGSGGSIIWVGNDRGVIMSFQLESGSGRLTKLKRVQEIGGMISSLSWRSWLSKDAPWPALLVSSACNVVLLYHIIDNQGSLSLWTKYPIKHKQYLVRSTFCPQMETCLIATGSEDGTIHLLDSARKGKAAKINRLEGHATPTIALSFNYDESLLASADYQGLIILWRNRQRHI, from the exons ATGTGGCATCAACAAGTTTTTGCTCTTGATGCTAAATACAATGCACAACGTGTAAATAAATTACCTACTTTag GAATGCTTTATATTCGTCGTAGAAATCAACtgttaaaagaaaagtttaGTAAAGATCCAAAGATcagagaaaattatataaagcTAAGAGCAAAACTATTATTTCTGCGATATGGCGAAAACTTAGAACAAAATAGTTTTAGTAGTTATACAACTGAAGAAGAGAAATCtgaaattaaaacaaaactttataatatacaacgaaaaTCAATTGCAGAAAGTTTTGCCTTTGATGGAATGCATCATGTTTTTGATCAACACAATGCACCTGTAATGATGCTTAAGTTTGCAAATAATGATAGATCAAAGTTATGTTGTGCATCATTAGATGGATTATTATCGATATGTGATGCTATCAGTACTCCTCCAAAAGTGATAGCTTTATTGGAAGGACATAAAAAAGGTGTCACTGCATTAGACTGGAGTATTAGTAATGACCTTATAGTTTCATCTTCTCTAGATGGCACAATAAGACTTTGGAATGTCCTGAATCCAGAAAATAATCCAACTTGTTTACGAGTGATTAATGATCAACAGCGAGCAGAAGTTTTATGCTGTGGATTTATAcccaaaaataataatttgattgTTGCTGGTAATTCTCAAGGACTAGTACAGATTTTGAATATATCTACTGGTATATATACTCGCAATGGATCTTGCAAAATTGGTGGAAAA ATTCTGTCATTAACTTGTGAGGGTAGCGGTGGTTCCATAATATGGGTTGGAAATGATAGAGGAGTTATTATGTCATTTCAATTGGAATCAGGATCAGGACgattaacaaaattaaagagAGTACAAGAAATTGGTGGAATGATAAGTAGTCTTTCTTGGCGTTCATGGCTTTCAAAAGATGCTCCATGGCCAGCACTTTTAGTGAGCAGTGCTTGTAATGTAGTATTATTGTACCATATTATTGACAATCAAGGTTCTTTATCTCTGTGGACAAAATATCCAATAAAACACAA ACAATACCTTGTGAGGTCTACTTTTTGCCCACAAATGGAAACATGTTTAATAGCCACTGGTTCTGAGGATGGTACAATACATTTATTGGATTCAGCAAGAAAAGGCAAAGCAGCAAAAATCAACCGACTTGAAGGTCACGCAACACCGACaattgctttatcttttaattatgaTGAATCTCTTCTTGCATCTGCGGATTATCAAGGACTTATTATTTTATGGCGTAATCGTCAACGTCATAtataa